One window of the Eucalyptus grandis isolate ANBG69807.140 chromosome 8, ASM1654582v1, whole genome shotgun sequence genome contains the following:
- the LOC120286265 gene encoding disease resistance protein RPV1-like, with amino-acid sequence MRDASSTHASTEGQEVATSSGYDYEVFLSFRRGPDTPAVFTDFLYTGMIDMGICAYKDDEDLRKGEEFGPRLLQAIEQSRISIPILSKGYASSVWCLKELVKMVECHKTMGQKIMPIFYDVAPSEVRHQTGGYGEAFGSHEKEMRHDKKIVQEWKDALTVVGQINEWDLQSMSNRREGEFARKVTQKVLSELKKAYLAVSECLVSVDNHMDAIMEMIGAGTSETRIIGIHGMGGIGKTTTAKMIYNQLSHDFENCCFLQDIRETSKGYGIQCLQNQLISVILKTKWMDIKDIDEGTQMIKHSLFDKKVLLLLDDVEEENHINALVGKCDWLGRGSKIIITTRNKDILEVPEVDCSYELSGMDFDQSLQLFSKHAFRKDNPLDEYIGQSKRAIGIARGLPLALEVIGSLLCHTKRKSGISH; translated from the exons ATGCGAGACGCTTCTTCCACTCACGCTTCAACAGAAGGTCAAGAAGTGGCTACTTCATCGGGATATGACTATGAAGTATTCTTGAGCTTCAGAAGAGGACCAGATACTCCAGCAGTTTTTACCGACTTCCTTTACACTGGAATGATAGATATGGGAATCTGCGCATACAAGGATGATGAAGATCTCCGAAAGGGAGAAGAGTTTGGCCCGAGACTTCTCCAAGCAATTGAGCAGTCGAGGATCTCAATACCTATCCTTTCTAAAGGTTACGCCTCCAGCGTATGGTGTCTCAAGGAGCTAGTCAAGATGGTGGAGTGCCAcaaaacaatgggacaaaagatcatgcccattttctatgatgtggCTCCTTCAGAGGTTCGACACCAAACTGGGGGTTATGGAGAGGCCTTCGGTTCACATGAAAAAGAGATGCGACACGATAAAAAGATTGTGCAAGAGTGGAAAGATGCTCTCACTGTAGTCGGGCAAATAAACGAATGGGACCTACAAAGCATGTCCAACAG GCGAGAAGGTGAGTTCGCAAGAAAAGTTACCCAAAAGGTTTTGAGTGAGTTGAAAAAGGCTTATCTGGCAGTATCAGAGTGCTTGGTCAGTGTTGACAACCACATGGATGCAATCATGGAAATGATAGGTGCTGGGACAAGTGAAACACGAATTATAGGAATCCACGGGATGGGTGGCATCGGAAAGACAACTACTGCCAAAATGATCTACAATCAGCTTTCACACGACTTTGAGAATTGTTGCTTTCTTCAAGATATTCGAGAAACGTCAAAAGGTTATGGCATTCAATGCTTACAGAATCAGCTCATCTCTGTCATCCTCAAAACGAAATGGATGGATATAAaagacattgatgaaggaactCAGATGATTAAACACAGTTTGTTTGATAAAAAAgtcctccttcttcttgatgatgtggaagAAGAGAATCATATTAATGCACTTGTAGGTAAATGTGATTGGTTAGGCAGAGGGAgcaaaattattattactacAAGAAACAAAGATATTCTCGAGGTTCCTGAAGTGGACTGCAGTTATGAGCTTAGTGGCATGGATTTTGATCAATCTCTTCAACTATTTAGCAAACATGCCTTCAGAAAAGATAATCCTTTGGATGAGTATATCGGCCAATCGAAGAGGGCAATAGGCATTGCTAGAGGTCTTCCACTGGCTCTTGAGGTCATAGGCTCACTTTTATGTCACACTAAAAGGAAAAGTGGGATCTCACATTGA
- the LOC104415080 gene encoding disease resistance protein RPV1-like, with protein MIFLLQVMKNLKVLNLTSCHCLERTPIFSAHSNLERLILRGCRSLITIDKSICQLKHLVFLDLSYCENLQRLPNELGRYLARLGYLSLKWCRSLERLPDSIGYLKSLIDLNISGMRIEEIPDSIGNLENLKVVKMEETGIRKIPDAFWTIEKLEEIVGKCTPHHRVHVEIGTCIYKNQSLRILKLTRADIYALPRLPESLIELRLSELYIDMFPDLSNLTHLKELDLVFGRPDSDVKSYAPVECPIPWWMGNLSKLESLKLDSDYVTTSPTELSLLPHLNELCLVCPVLRCLPRLPSSLSSLCLKRCYSLCSMEGLLNLKKLSSLEISSAAIMDIQGLGCLENLRDLRLLNLQQVGRLLDLSNLNKLKCLEVRNCGNLVEIRGELPQSLQELLISYCESLEKLPDLSNLKELQQVDIAGCTKLKGEAILSSTRRSHANLWENLQYLRICGLGQVEILPNLSNLKKLRCLQVENCGDLVEIQGELSQFLEELNISSCESLKKLPGLSSLKGLRRVKIYRCGKLNVEAISRLCLEMSIEFVG; from the coding sequence atgatttttcttttacaggtgatgaagaatttgaaagttttgaatttgaCCAGTTGCCATTGCTTAGAGAGAACTCCTATCTTCTCTGCTCATTCAAATTTAGAACGTTTGATCCTACGGGGCTGTAGATCATTAATCACAATTGATAAGTCAATTTGTCAGTTGAAACACTTAGTTTTCTTAGATTTAAGCTATTGTGAGAATCTTCAGAGGTTGCCAAATGAGCTAGGTCGATATCTTGCAAGACTTGGATACCTATCTCTTAAATGGTGTCGATCATTGGAGAGGCTTCCGGATTCAATCGgatatttgaaatctttgattgACCTGAATATATCCGGCATGAGGATTGAAGAAATACCTGATTCTATcggaaatttggaaaatttgaaagtaGTGAAAATGGAGGAGACTGGCATAAGGAAAATACCTGATGCCTTTTGGACGATTGAGAAGCTTGAGGAAATAGTAGGCAAATGTACACCTCATCATAGAGTCCATGTGGAAATTGGCACTTGCATCTACAAGAATCAATCCCTGAGGATCTTGAAATTGACACGTGCGGATATATACGCATTACCAAGGCTTCCTGAAAGTCTTATTGAATTACGACTGTCTGAGTTGTACATAGACATGTTTCCAGATCTCTCAAACCTCACTCATTTAAAGGAATTGGATCTGGTTTTCGGCCGACCTGATTCTGATGTGAAATCTTATGCGCCTGTGGAATGTCCGATACCATGGTGGATGGGGAACTTAAGCAAACTGGAGTCTTTAAAACTGGACTCTGATTATGTTACCACCTCACCAACAGAACTTAGCCTCCTTCCTCATCTCAATGAACTTTGCCTCGTGTGCCCTGTTCTACGTTGCCTCCCAAGGCTTCCCTCAAGTTTATCATCCTTATGTTTGAAACGTTGCTACTCACTTTGCTCAATGGAGGGTCTATTGAATTTGAAGAAACTATCATCTCTCGAGATTTCATCTGCTGCAATTATGGACATTCAAGGCCTTGGTTGTTTGGAGAACCTACGAGATTTGCGACTTTTGAACCTTCAACAGGTGGGGAGACTACTTGATCTAAGCAATTTAAACAAACTAAAGTGTCTTGAAGTACGAAATTGTGGTAATCTGGTTGAGATTCGAGGTGAACTACCACAATCTTTGCAAGAATTGTTGATTTCTTATTGTGAATCTTTAGAGAAGTTGCCTGATCTGTCCAACTTGAAGGAACTGCAACAGGTTGACATAGCAGGTTGCACGAAATTAAAGGGCGAGGCAATTCTCAGCTCCACTCGGAGAAGTCATGCAAATTTGTGGGAGAACCTACAATATCTGCGGATTTGTGGCCTTGGACAAGTGGAGATACTACCCAATCTAAGTAATTTAAAGAAACTAAGATGCCTTCAAGTAGAAAACTGTGGTGATCTGGTTGAGATTCAAGGTGAACTAtcacaatttttggaagaaTTGAATATTTCTTCATGTGAATCTTTAAAGAAGTTGCCTGGTCTGTCAAGCTTGAAGGGATTGCGAAGGGTTAAAATATATCGTTGTGGGAAATTGAATGTAGAGGCAATTTCTCGGCTTTGCTTAGAGatgtcaattgaatttgtgGGATAA